In Paenibacillus hexagrammi, the following are encoded in one genomic region:
- a CDS encoding ABC transporter substrate-binding protein, with protein sequence MKKFLKVSLVITSAFTILSGCTDTPTATEKQPVVTESKTPDNEIFIYTVYPSFYAKEEIWEKQVGQYLKKKFPDLTFKHVQWDNPGRQYKDLIAAGTIPDIIIDNARMNLQRYILKNDLQYDMTDLIKKYNFDTSALNPAAMAQMKNVTPEGKIYGLPFQMSDFVLFYNKDIFDKFGVDYPKDGMTYDEIYELAKKLTRVEGENTYKGYQQHPGLYMTYNQLSQSPLSLTEDKAELNTPGWKKEVDNLRRFYEIPANQFTSVDDFPKGKMAMSVHVTEKIVQWYEQNKNLNFDIAAMPSFADAPGIKAQPNLYAAYITKQSTKKDQAFQVLQYLLSEEMQINFAKEGIIGPLQTPSVQAAFGKNLPQMQGKHTEAIFYGKNAMPPAARAPGLTYIDVPLHGVFQPLIFGESKDSVTALRMVEESSTKAIQTEKAAQ encoded by the coding sequence ATGAAAAAATTTCTCAAGGTATCTTTAGTGATCACCTCAGCATTTACGATCTTGTCAGGCTGCACAGATACGCCAACGGCTACCGAAAAACAGCCTGTTGTCACCGAGAGCAAAACACCGGATAACGAAATTTTTATCTATACTGTTTATCCTTCCTTCTATGCGAAAGAAGAGATTTGGGAGAAGCAAGTAGGGCAATACTTGAAGAAAAAGTTTCCAGATCTTACTTTTAAGCATGTGCAGTGGGATAACCCAGGGCGGCAATATAAGGATTTGATTGCGGCTGGTACGATTCCCGACATTATTATCGATAATGCCCGGATGAATTTGCAGCGGTATATATTAAAAAATGATTTGCAGTACGATATGACGGATTTGATCAAAAAGTACAATTTTGACACCAGCGCCTTGAATCCGGCGGCCATGGCGCAAATGAAAAATGTGACCCCCGAAGGAAAGATTTACGGGCTGCCCTTCCAGATGAGTGATTTCGTGCTTTTCTACAACAAGGACATTTTTGATAAATTCGGCGTCGATTATCCGAAAGATGGCATGACGTACGACGAGATCTATGAATTGGCCAAAAAGCTGACCCGAGTAGAAGGAGAAAATACGTACAAAGGCTATCAGCAGCATCCCGGCTTATATATGACCTATAATCAGCTGTCCCAGTCGCCGCTTAGCTTAACGGAAGATAAAGCTGAACTCAATACGCCGGGCTGGAAGAAGGAAGTCGATAATTTAAGACGGTTTTATGAAATACCGGCAAACCAGTTCACTTCGGTTGACGACTTCCCGAAAGGGAAAATGGCGATGAGCGTCCATGTCACGGAAAAAATCGTGCAGTGGTACGAACAAAATAAAAACTTGAATTTCGATATCGCTGCTATGCCTTCTTTTGCCGATGCTCCAGGAATCAAGGCTCAGCCTAACTTATACGCTGCATATATTACAAAGCAATCGACCAAGAAGGATCAAGCATTCCAAGTTCTTCAGTACCTGCTTTCCGAAGAGATGCAAATCAATTTTGCCAAGGAAGGCATCATCGGTCCGCTGCAAACGCCTAGTGTTCAAGCGGCTTTCGGTAAGAATCTGCCGCAAATGCAGGGCAAGCATACGGAAGCGATCTTTTATGGTAAAAACGCGATGCCTCCGGCAGCCCGCGCTCCGGGCTTAACGTATATCGACGTACCGCTGCACGGCGTGTTCCAGCCTTTGATTTTTGGAGAATCCAAAGATTCCGTTACCGCCTTGCGTATGGTTGAGGAATCGTCGACGAAAGCGATACAAACTGAAAAAGCCGCTCAATAA
- a CDS encoding carbohydrate ABC transporter permease produces the protein MQVTILPNIIFARQLGLLNTIYPIIVPAFFGLGLKGALFVIIYRQFFSTQPKELEEAARIDGAGVFKIFYRVMMPLAKPAILVVFLFSFIWTWNDFYLPSMYLSDIETAPLSLGIEKIASALRQQAEAYGPSVTDEAIRMSTTFLMIIPPLLLYTFTQRWFVEGVERTGLVE, from the coding sequence ATGCAGGTGACGATCCTGCCGAACATTATTTTCGCCAGACAACTCGGTCTCTTGAATACGATTTATCCGATTATCGTGCCGGCCTTTTTCGGCTTAGGGTTAAAAGGAGCCCTCTTCGTCATTATTTATCGCCAATTTTTCTCCACGCAGCCCAAAGAACTGGAGGAAGCGGCTCGCATTGACGGAGCAGGTGTATTCAAGATCTTTTACAGGGTAATGATGCCGCTAGCCAAACCTGCAATTCTCGTCGTATTTCTGTTCTCATTCATTTGGACCTGGAACGATTTTTACTTACCGAGCATGTATTTATCTGACATTGAGACAGCGCCTCTGTCGCTTGGTATTGAGAAAATAGCGTCGGCGCTGAGACAGCAGGCAGAAGCCTATGGACCGTCTGTCACCGATGAGGCCATTCGAATGTCGACGACTTTTTTGATGATTATTCCTCCTTTGCTGCTATACACGTTCACACAGCGGTGGTTTGTAGAAGGCGTGGAACGAACAGGTTTGGTGGAATAG
- a CDS encoding ABC transporter permease family protein — MFRVKLKEQHTSGLLQLLSNIRYAVVGREADKGLLFKLFIYLILLDTAYIYLKPILHMVATMVKNADDLLDPAVNWFPRTIYLGNLQEAWDWMKYPKALAISLGLSLSVAILQTISCAVTGYAFARLKIPFKRVLFFSCC, encoded by the coding sequence ATGTTTCGAGTCAAATTGAAGGAACAGCACACGTCCGGGCTGCTGCAGCTGCTCAGTAACATCCGCTATGCGGTTGTCGGAAGAGAAGCGGATAAAGGCCTGCTGTTTAAACTGTTTATCTACTTGATTTTGCTGGATACGGCCTATATTTATTTGAAACCGATTTTGCATATGGTGGCTACAATGGTTAAAAATGCGGACGATTTGCTCGATCCGGCGGTGAATTGGTTTCCAAGAACGATCTATCTCGGAAATCTGCAGGAAGCTTGGGATTGGATGAAATATCCGAAAGCGTTGGCAATCAGCCTTGGGTTATCGCTATCCGTCGCTATTTTGCAGACGATTTCGTGCGCTGTAACCGGATATGCTTTTGCAAGATTGAAAATTCCCTTTAAGAGAGTGTTGTTTTTTTCCTGCTGTTGA
- a CDS encoding carbohydrate ABC transporter permease, translating into MNQKWRLRSSLIEYLEGTLFIAPWFIGFIVFMAFPIGYSLFMSFQDVTITATKTTTRFIGWTHYKYILFENGSILYNQLLPFLRQALFMIPIIVIFALLIAIILNQKFPGRTFFRAIFFLPVILATGEVVKEFLTQGEGDLGFMSKFNVSGIIQGNLSATWSDPLISILNSFVLILWYSGVQILIFLGGRQTISNSAYEAARIDGAGPWETFWKITLPAMTPFIFLNLIYTVVDLFTFPTNPILSKVRESEYGQYSALFWIYFLIIAFFLVILFVVFNRVTKSHRV; encoded by the coding sequence ATGAATCAAAAATGGAGACTCAGGTCATCCCTGATCGAATATTTGGAAGGAACGCTGTTCATCGCTCCCTGGTTTATCGGGTTTATCGTGTTTATGGCGTTCCCGATTGGCTATTCGTTATTTATGAGCTTTCAGGATGTAACGATCACGGCGACGAAGACGACGACACGTTTTATCGGATGGACGCACTATAAATATATTCTTTTTGAAAATGGGAGTATTCTGTACAACCAACTGCTGCCGTTCCTGCGGCAAGCGCTGTTTATGATCCCGATCATCGTCATTTTTGCTTTGCTAATCGCCATTATATTGAATCAGAAATTCCCGGGCCGTACGTTTTTTCGCGCCATTTTCTTTCTTCCTGTTATCTTGGCGACAGGCGAAGTGGTCAAGGAATTTTTGACGCAGGGTGAGGGCGATCTCGGTTTCATGTCTAAATTTAATGTTTCAGGGATCATCCAGGGCAATTTGTCGGCCACTTGGTCGGATCCTTTGATCTCGATTCTCAATTCTTTTGTACTGATCTTGTGGTATTCGGGCGTTCAGATCCTGATTTTTCTCGGTGGACGGCAAACGATATCCAATTCGGCCTATGAAGCGGCACGGATTGACGGAGCGGGACCTTGGGAAACGTTTTGGAAAATTACACTCCCAGCGATGACTCCGTTCATCTTCCTGAACCTGATCTACACAGTTGTCGACCTGTTCACGTTCCCGACGAATCCGATTTTGTCAAAAGTGAGGGAAAGCGAATACGGACAATACAGCGCATTGTTCTGGATTTATTTTCTGATCATCGCTTTTTTCTTGGTGATTTTGTTTGTGGTTTTCAATCGGGTAACGAAGTCGCATCGTGTGTAA